The proteins below are encoded in one region of Corynebacterium sphenisci DSM 44792:
- a CDS encoding UPF0182 family protein: protein MKGRGRPRPLAVVAAVLAALLFVFPVLVSVYTDFQWFGEVGFRGVFSTVWLTRILLFLIVGALVGAVVFLALLAAWRTRPPEDPALDPRSPVAAYRRLAEAGSRTALIGLPVAIGLFGGMIGQSAWRQAQLFLHRRPFGEVDPQFGKDYGFYAFQLPFLRFTVGTLVLAVLIALVLCLLTHYLLGGIRAGNPATGEKMSVSAPARAQLAVWAGAFMLLKAASYWLDRYDLLGNRQETFTGASYTDVNALLPAKIVLLVIAMLVAAAFFAAIFLRNLAIPAMATVLMLVSALVIGVAWPLMVEKFSVDPNRAAKEREYISRNIDATRYFYGLTEDKVTVERDWGVAPEREDDAASAAEGAKSIAADESTMSNIRILDPEVLPATFTQQRQLKNFYGFPEVLTVDRYEIDGRMRDFVVAARELNPQTLQGNQTNWINRHTVYTHGNGFIAAPANRVDEVATEAGSARGGYPIYTVADLFESEDPNGMNLELQQPRIYYGPVIADSDADYAIVGGNGSGSDVEYDADGRNFTYDGSGGVGIGNLFDRAVYATRYQELNILLTDRIGPESKIIFERDPRDRVQKVAPWLTTDTRTYPAVIDGRIKWIVDGYTTLADMPYSQRMSLQETTTDSQNPDGTPRPLPNTEVSYIRNSVKAVVDAYDGTVDLYQFDESDPVLSAWMGVFPGVVKPASAITEDLREHFRYPEDLFKVQRELMAKYHVSDPGVFFTNDAFWSVPNDPTAPEEKKLSQPPYYVVAADPQTGKPSFQLISAFRGLEREFLAAHMTASSDPDDYGRITIRALPTNTQTMGPKQAQDTMMSADEVAQDRTLLEGANVVTNGNLLTLPVGDGEILYVEPIYTKRKGQETAFPKLLRVLVSYRGEVGYGATVAAALKQVGIDPSAATRVAGDPVDGEEAEDAEGAETPAADAGDSGEADRQVDPAARDAAVKKINAALDALQEAQKNGDFAAQGKALADLDAAVAEYRRANGQE, encoded by the coding sequence ATGAAGGGTCGGGGCCGGCCCCGGCCGCTGGCCGTCGTGGCCGCGGTCCTCGCCGCCCTGCTCTTCGTCTTCCCCGTCCTCGTGTCCGTGTACACCGACTTCCAGTGGTTCGGGGAGGTCGGCTTCCGCGGGGTGTTCTCCACCGTGTGGCTGACCCGGATCCTGCTCTTCCTCATCGTCGGCGCCCTGGTCGGCGCGGTGGTGTTCCTCGCCCTGCTCGCCGCCTGGCGGACCCGGCCCCCGGAGGACCCGGCCCTGGACCCGCGCAGCCCGGTGGCCGCCTACCGGCGGCTCGCCGAGGCCGGCTCCCGCACCGCGCTGATCGGCCTGCCGGTGGCGATCGGCCTCTTCGGGGGCATGATCGGCCAGTCCGCCTGGCGGCAGGCCCAGCTCTTCCTCCACCGCCGCCCCTTCGGCGAGGTCGACCCGCAGTTCGGCAAGGACTACGGCTTCTACGCCTTCCAGCTGCCCTTCCTGCGCTTCACCGTGGGCACCCTGGTGCTCGCGGTGCTCATCGCCCTGGTGCTCTGCCTGCTCACCCATTACCTGCTCGGCGGGATCCGGGCGGGCAACCCGGCCACCGGGGAGAAGATGAGCGTCTCCGCCCCGGCCCGGGCCCAGCTGGCGGTGTGGGCCGGCGCCTTCATGCTGCTCAAGGCGGCCAGCTACTGGCTGGACCGCTACGACCTGCTGGGCAACCGGCAGGAGACCTTCACCGGCGCCTCCTACACCGACGTCAACGCGCTGCTGCCCGCCAAGATCGTGCTGCTGGTGATCGCGATGCTGGTCGCGGCGGCCTTCTTCGCCGCGATCTTCCTGCGCAACCTGGCCATCCCGGCGATGGCCACGGTGCTCATGCTGGTCTCCGCCCTGGTCATCGGGGTGGCCTGGCCGCTGATGGTGGAGAAGTTCTCCGTGGACCCGAACCGGGCCGCCAAGGAGCGCGAGTACATCTCCCGCAACATCGACGCCACCCGCTACTTCTACGGGCTGACCGAGGACAAGGTCACCGTGGAACGGGACTGGGGGGTCGCCCCCGAGCGGGAGGACGACGCCGCCTCCGCCGCGGAGGGCGCGAAGTCCATCGCCGCCGACGAGTCCACCATGTCGAATATCCGGATCCTGGATCCGGAGGTGCTGCCGGCGACCTTCACCCAGCAGCGCCAGCTGAAGAACTTTTACGGTTTCCCCGAGGTGCTCACCGTCGACCGCTACGAGATCGACGGGCGGATGCGCGACTTCGTGGTCGCCGCCCGGGAGCTCAACCCGCAGACCCTGCAGGGCAACCAGACCAACTGGATCAACCGGCACACCGTCTACACCCACGGCAACGGCTTCATCGCCGCCCCGGCGAACCGGGTCGACGAGGTCGCCACCGAGGCCGGCTCCGCCCGCGGCGGCTACCCCATCTACACGGTGGCGGACCTCTTCGAGTCCGAGGACCCCAACGGGATGAACCTGGAGCTGCAGCAGCCCCGCATCTACTACGGGCCGGTGATCGCCGACTCGGACGCGGACTACGCCATCGTCGGCGGCAACGGGTCCGGCTCGGACGTGGAGTACGACGCCGACGGCCGCAACTTCACCTACGACGGCTCCGGCGGGGTGGGCATCGGCAACCTCTTCGACCGGGCGGTGTACGCCACCCGCTACCAGGAGCTCAACATCCTGCTCACCGACCGGATCGGGCCGGAGTCGAAGATCATCTTCGAGCGCGACCCCCGGGACCGGGTGCAGAAGGTCGCCCCCTGGCTGACCACCGACACCCGCACCTACCCGGCGGTGATCGACGGCCGGATCAAGTGGATCGTGGACGGCTACACCACCCTGGCGGACATGCCCTACTCGCAGCGGATGAGCCTGCAGGAGACCACCACCGACTCGCAGAACCCGGACGGCACCCCGCGGCCGCTGCCGAACACCGAGGTCAGCTACATCCGCAACTCGGTGAAGGCGGTGGTCGACGCCTACGACGGCACCGTGGACCTCTACCAGTTCGACGAATCCGATCCGGTGCTCTCCGCCTGGATGGGCGTCTTCCCCGGGGTGGTCAAGCCGGCCAGCGCGATCACCGAGGATCTGCGGGAGCACTTCCGCTACCCGGAGGACCTGTTCAAGGTGCAGCGGGAGCTGATGGCGAAGTACCACGTCTCCGATCCGGGGGTGTTCTTCACCAACGACGCGTTCTGGTCGGTGCCCAATGACCCGACCGCCCCGGAGGAGAAGAAGCTCTCCCAGCCGCCGTACTACGTCGTCGCCGCCGACCCGCAGACCGGCAAGCCCAGCTTCCAGCTGATCTCGGCCTTCCGCGGCCTGGAGCGCGAGTTCCTCGCCGCGCACATGACCGCCTCCTCCGACCCGGACGACTACGGGCGGATCACCATCCGGGCGCTGCCCACGAACACCCAGACGATGGGCCCGAAGCAGGCGCAGGACACCATGATGTCCGCCGACGAGGTCGCCCAGGACCGCACCCTGCTGGAGGGCGCGAACGTGGTGACCAACGGCAACCTGCTCACCCTGCCCGTCGGCGACGGCGAGATCCTCTACGTGGAGCCGATCTACACCAAGCGCAAGGGCCAGGAGACGGCCTTCCCGAAACTGCTGCGGGTGCTGGTCAGCTATCGCGGCGAGGTCGGCTACGGGGCCACCGTGGCCGCCGCCCTCAAGCAGGTGGGCATCGATCCCTCGGCGGCCACCCGGGTCGCCGGCGACCCGGTCGACGGGGAGGAGGCCGAGGACGCCGAGGGCGCGGAAACCCCGGCCGCGGATGCGGGGGACTCCGGGGAGGCCGACCGGCAGGTCGACCCGGCCGCCCGGGATGCGGCGGTGAAGAAGATCAACGCCGCCCTGGACGCCCTCCAGGAGGCGCAGAAGAACGGCGACTTCGCCGCCCAGGGCAAGGCCCTGGCGGATCTGGACGCCGCGGTGGCGGAGTACCGCCGCGCCAACGGCCAGGAGTAG
- a CDS encoding PPA1309 family protein, whose protein sequence is MSDSQAAPWRSPQALNRAALEAVELVHAAGWDEPPQLIALVPAELVARALDATLDDSPLALVTQEPLPAGVEGGSPELADFLARTTWPAGVVGAVLVQEILVVDPADGEAIGGLSLEEVRARVPEGLARQARLISAVLAEGPELTLIQPRPTEAELAEAGPFAEDRVELRDGTGVADGVLAALRATFDGGGAD, encoded by the coding sequence ATGTCGGATTCCCAGGCGGCGCCCTGGCGCAGCCCGCAGGCGCTCAACCGGGCCGCCCTGGAGGCCGTGGAGCTGGTGCACGCCGCCGGCTGGGACGAGCCCCCGCAGCTCATCGCCCTGGTGCCGGCGGAGCTGGTCGCCCGGGCCCTGGACGCCACCCTCGACGACTCGCCGCTGGCCCTGGTCACCCAGGAGCCGCTGCCGGCCGGCGTCGAGGGCGGCTCCCCGGAGCTGGCGGACTTCCTGGCCCGCACCACCTGGCCGGCCGGGGTGGTCGGCGCGGTGCTGGTGCAGGAAATCCTGGTGGTCGACCCCGCCGACGGCGAGGCCATCGGCGGGCTCAGCCTGGAGGAGGTCCGGGCCCGGGTGCCCGAGGGCCTGGCCCGGCAGGCGCGGCTGATCTCCGCCGTCCTCGCCGAGGGCCCGGAGCTGACCCTCATCCAGCCGCGGCCCACCGAGGCGGAGCTGGCCGAGGCCGGGCCCTTCGCCGAGGACCGGGTGGAGCTGCGCGACGGCACCGGGGTCGCCGACGGGGTGCTCGCGGCGCTGCGCGCCACCTTCGACGGCGGCGGGGCGGACTGA
- a CDS encoding GDSL-type esterase/lipase family protein, translating into MPVPAPRHPAPATPRRTRRPLTLALASVAAAAGLVAAPAGPAGAAPAGGYVAFGDSFPANPGPGDEVPGAGGCPQGRGNVGRLLAGTLNLRLHDHTCNGSTAFMPSQPQKTLRGQIEAATAAGHLNGATRLVTVFIGANDAAQAGWAPAPAQDAAFHEAVVAALRDIRARAPRAQVKLIGYPELTSRDDRHFACPVNVAGVAPEVPAAPVHVAEAQLQHRQAAAAAAAGAHFVDMKDVAHVRAGMCAPDGERLVSAVLDSDVAQYNMTNHLTHRGSRVFADVIAVRYHRGD; encoded by the coding sequence ATGCCGGTCCCCGCACCCCGCCACCCCGCCCCCGCGACGCCCCGCCGCACCCGCCGCCCGCTGACCCTCGCGTTGGCCTCGGTCGCCGCGGCCGCGGGCCTGGTCGCCGCCCCGGCGGGGCCGGCCGGCGCGGCCCCGGCCGGCGGCTACGTCGCCTTCGGCGACTCCTTCCCGGCCAACCCCGGCCCCGGCGACGAGGTGCCCGGCGCGGGCGGTTGCCCGCAGGGCCGCGGCAATGTCGGCCGGCTGCTCGCCGGCACCCTCAACCTGCGGCTGCACGACCACACCTGCAACGGCTCCACCGCCTTCATGCCGAGCCAGCCGCAGAAGACCCTGCGGGGCCAGATCGAGGCCGCCACCGCCGCGGGGCACCTCAACGGCGCCACTCGCCTGGTCACCGTCTTCATCGGCGCCAACGACGCCGCCCAGGCCGGCTGGGCGCCCGCCCCCGCCCAGGACGCCGCCTTCCACGAGGCCGTGGTCGCCGCGCTCCGCGACATCCGCGCCCGGGCGCCCCGGGCCCAGGTGAAGCTCATCGGTTACCCGGAGCTGACCTCCCGCGACGACCGGCACTTCGCCTGCCCGGTGAACGTCGCCGGCGTCGCCCCGGAGGTGCCCGCCGCCCCGGTGCACGTCGCCGAGGCCCAGCTGCAGCACCGGCAGGCCGCGGCCGCGGCCGCGGCGGGCGCCCATTTCGTGGACATGAAGGACGTCGCCCACGTCCGGGCCGGGATGTGCGCCCCGGACGGGGAGCGCCTGGTCTCCGCGGTGCTCGACTCCGACGTGGCGCAGTACAACATGACCAACCACCTCACCCACCGCGGCTCCCGGGTCTTCGCCGACGTGATCGCGGTGCGCTACCACCGGGGCGACTGA
- a CDS encoding GDSL-type esterase/lipase family protein: protein MTTSPKTPRTPLRRLIAATAAAAAMALAAPAAGALPALPPLPGAPVPAPAGDRAPAAPWVVFGDSYAANPVIPASSIFAGHDPRAAERHPVPSFAPGCEQDFHNWPRVAARAAGVGDRGLADYSCNGDGRLPVKTLYDHVDAATARGHLGRGTQKVFLMYGALNTLQWADTVTGVAGQSPLPRAYTAELRGFAEKVRAAAPGAEIIIVGYPEIADGDRVCPVDTTGTPLSLIVPGVAGLEEGVRGTLATSAAAVGARFIDMKPLTAGHGMCAAPEQRYVSGVYDTVSNHNMKFHPTIEGSKAMGEIIARQV, encoded by the coding sequence ATGACCACCTCCCCGAAGACCCCGCGCACCCCGCTGCGCCGCCTCATCGCCGCGACCGCGGCCGCCGCCGCGATGGCCCTGGCCGCCCCCGCCGCCGGGGCCCTGCCCGCGCTGCCGCCGCTGCCCGGCGCCCCCGTCCCGGCCCCCGCCGGGGACCGCGCCCCGGCCGCGCCGTGGGTGGTCTTCGGCGACTCCTACGCCGCCAACCCGGTGATCCCGGCGAGCTCCATCTTCGCCGGGCACGATCCCCGGGCCGCCGAGCGGCACCCGGTGCCCAGCTTCGCCCCCGGCTGCGAGCAGGACTTCCACAACTGGCCCCGGGTCGCCGCCCGCGCCGCCGGCGTCGGCGACCGCGGCCTGGCCGACTACTCCTGCAACGGCGACGGCCGGCTGCCGGTGAAGACCCTCTACGACCACGTCGACGCCGCCACCGCCCGCGGGCACCTCGGCCGCGGCACGCAGAAGGTCTTCCTCATGTACGGCGCCCTGAACACCCTGCAGTGGGCGGACACCGTCACCGGGGTGGCCGGCCAGTCCCCGCTGCCGCGGGCCTACACCGCCGAGCTGCGCGGTTTCGCGGAGAAGGTCCGCGCCGCCGCCCCCGGCGCCGAGATCATCATCGTCGGCTACCCGGAGATCGCCGACGGCGACCGGGTCTGCCCGGTGGACACCACCGGCACCCCGCTGTCGCTCATCGTGCCCGGCGTCGCCGGCCTGGAGGAGGGCGTGCGCGGCACCCTGGCCACCTCCGCGGCCGCGGTCGGCGCCCGGTTCATCGACATGAAGCCGCTCACCGCCGGCCACGGCATGTGCGCCGCCCCCGAGCAGCGCTACGTCTCCGGGGTCTACGACACGGTGAGCAACCACAACATGAAGTTCCACCCCACCATCGAGGGCTCGAAGGCGATGGGCGAGATCATCGCCCGCCAGGTCTAG